A genomic region of Oryza glaberrima chromosome 1, OglaRS2, whole genome shotgun sequence contains the following coding sequences:
- the LOC127760419 gene encoding uncharacterized protein LOC127760419, with product MDTGAVEDGRAGGELGDNSRQNGVDDAELGETSRQKNGVDDAELGDNRRRENGGGRRSHAPGFEANKNDTLLVVATLITALTYQLGTNVPGGYWQDDAADGSHAAGDPIMRDKNRRRYWLFMAASWAGFGSSMLLTLGLLTGVQSRSRAVQWPFLVSYSSLVLTFITSQSRTPLAMDVVIWGAVMAVLTVGIKYRRLDRLRFWFCPPAPSSHDHDMNGRQQAVAAK from the coding sequence ATGGACACCGGTGCAGTTGAggacggccgcgccggcggcgagctgggtGACAACAGCCGGCAAAACGGTGTCGACGACGCTGAGCTGGGTGAGACCAGCCGGCAGAAGAACGGTGTCGACGACGCTGAGCTGGGTgacaaccggcggcgggagaacggcggcgggcgccgcaGTCACGCGCCGGGGTTCGAGGCGAACAAGAACGACAcgctgctggtggtggcgacgcTGATCACGGCGCTGACGTACCAGCTGGGGACGAACGTCCCGGGCGGGTACTGGcaggacgacgccgccgacgggagccacgccgccggcgacccgaTCATGCGGGACAAGAACCGGCGGCGGTACTGGCTGTTCATGGCGGCGAGCTGGGCCGGGTTCGGGAGCTCGATGCTGCTCACGCTGGGGCTGCTCACCGGCGTGCAGTCGAGGTCGCGCGCCGTGCAGTGGCCGTTCCTGGTGTCCTACTCCAGCCTCGTGCTCACGTTCATCACGTCGCAGTCGCGGACGCCGCTCGCCATGGACGTGGTGATCTGGGGCGCCGTCATGGCCGTGCTCACCGTCGGCATCAAGTACCGCCGCCTCGACAGGCTCCGCTTCTGGTTCTGCCCACCTGCTCCCAGTTCCCATGACCATGACATGAATGGCCGCCAGCAGGCTGTAGCTGCCAAATGA
- the LOC127757599 gene encoding uncharacterized protein LOC127757599 → MDAGAVEDGRAGHPAEVGGELGDNHRRENGTVAAGGGRSHAPGFGANKNDTLLVVATLITALTYQLGTNIPGGYWQDDGAGDGGHAAGDPIMRDKHRRRYWLFMAASWAGFGSSMLLTLALLTGVPPRSRAVQWPFLVSYSSLVLTFVTSQSGTSLTMDVLIWAAVMAVLAVGIKYRRLDRLRFLFCPPAP, encoded by the coding sequence ATGGACGCCGGAGCAGTTGAGGACGGCCGCGCCGGCCACCCGGCGGAGGTCGGCGGGGAGCTGGGCGACAACCACCGGCGGGAGAACGGcactgtcgccgccggcggcggccgcagtcACGCGCCGGGGTTCGGGGCGAACAAGAACGACAcgctgctggtggtggcgacgcTGATCACGGCGCTGACGTACCAGCTGGGGACGAACATCCCGGGAGGGTACTGgcaggacgacggcgccggcgacgggggccacgccgccggcgacccgaTCATGCGGGACAAGCACCGGCGGCGGTACTGGCTGTTCATGGCGGCGAGCTGGGCCGGGTTCGGGAGCTCGATGCTGCTCACGCTGGCGCTGCTCACCGGCGTGCCGCCGCGGTCGCGCGCCGTGCAGTGGCCGTTCCTGGTGTCCTACTCCAGCCTCGTGCTCACGTTCGTCACGTCGCAGTCGGGGACGTCGCTCACCATGGACGTGCTGATCTGGGCCGCCGTCATGGCCGTGCTCGCCGTCGGCATCAAGTACCGACGCCTCGACAGGCTCCGCTTCTTGTTCTGCCCACCTGCTCCGTGA